Proteins encoded within one genomic window of Deltaproteobacteria bacterium HGW-Deltaproteobacteria-2:
- a CDS encoding acetyl-CoA hydrolase: protein MKPELFLEYLDGFKKAYPEKFASEDEIFSHIRRGDHIFVASGCGEPQYLVQAMIRYVESNPKAFFDAEIIHIYSLGLAPYAGAKYKANFRHNSFFIGNSTRDSINAGMADYTPISLSQVPALLSSGVIQIDVALIQTSMPDPHHYLSLGVSVDVVKAATEKAKIVIAQINPSMPTIHGDGFIHIKDVDFIIPYDEPLLEVSKTPTSEVIKTIGKNVARLVQDGDTIQVGWGGLPNAVMASLYKKKNLGVHTELLSDGLVDLLKAGVIDNSRKTIDHGKTVAAFCMGNKSTYDYLDNNPSIALRTLDYTNNQLIIARIENMVAINSTLEIDLSGQATSESIGGVFYSGVGGHQDFMRGALFSRNGKTILALKSTSRNDTISRIVPALKEQAGVTLNRADTRYVVTEYGIAYLHGKNIRERAMALIAIAHPKFRPWLIEEAKKRGLIFKDQAFIPGKKGEYPEDLETYITTKTGVQIFIRPVKISDESLLKDFFYSLSDKSIERRFMSSRKDMPHEILQNFVIIDYTKEVLLVVIRGDRENPIIVGVGQYGIDESSHTAEVAFAVRDDQQNSGIGFELLKYLTYLAKRQGLLGFTADVLVENKPMLHVFEKGGFDIKRKIDSGVYELSLKFKT, encoded by the coding sequence ATGAAACCAGAATTATTTTTAGAATACCTTGACGGCTTCAAAAAAGCATATCCGGAAAAATTCGCTTCGGAAGATGAAATTTTTAGTCATATTCGTCGCGGAGATCACATCTTCGTTGCCTCCGGTTGCGGGGAACCTCAGTACCTTGTCCAGGCTATGATCCGCTATGTAGAATCCAACCCCAAAGCTTTCTTTGATGCGGAAATTATCCATATTTACTCATTGGGCCTTGCTCCATATGCCGGCGCCAAGTATAAAGCGAATTTTCGCCATAATTCTTTTTTTATCGGCAACAGTACTCGGGATTCCATTAATGCGGGAATGGCCGACTATACACCTATTTCCCTTTCACAAGTTCCGGCTCTGTTATCCAGCGGCGTCATCCAAATCGATGTGGCGCTGATACAAACATCAATGCCGGATCCTCATCACTACTTAAGCCTTGGGGTCAGTGTGGACGTAGTAAAAGCCGCCACAGAAAAAGCGAAAATAGTCATCGCTCAGATAAACCCCAGTATGCCCACGATTCACGGCGACGGCTTCATTCACATTAAAGACGTTGATTTCATTATCCCCTACGATGAGCCGCTTTTAGAGGTATCAAAAACACCAACAAGCGAAGTAATTAAAACCATCGGTAAAAATGTTGCTCGTCTTGTGCAGGATGGCGACACTATTCAAGTTGGCTGGGGCGGCCTGCCCAATGCTGTTATGGCCAGCCTATACAAGAAAAAAAATCTGGGAGTACACACGGAACTTTTAAGCGACGGCCTGGTAGATTTACTTAAAGCCGGTGTTATCGATAATTCCAGAAAAACCATTGACCACGGAAAAACTGTCGCTGCGTTCTGTATGGGAAACAAATCCACTTATGATTACCTCGACAACAATCCTTCCATAGCCCTGCGGACACTTGACTACACCAATAACCAGTTAATCATTGCCCGGATAGAAAACATGGTCGCCATTAACAGCACTCTGGAAATAGACTTAAGCGGACAGGCGACTTCGGAATCAATCGGCGGCGTCTTTTACAGCGGTGTCGGCGGGCATCAGGATTTTATGAGAGGCGCGTTATTTTCCAGAAACGGTAAAACCATTCTGGCGCTTAAATCCACTTCCCGCAACGATACTATTTCCCGCATCGTTCCTGCTTTAAAGGAGCAGGCCGGAGTAACTCTTAATCGTGCTGATACACGTTATGTAGTAACGGAATACGGCATTGCCTACCTGCATGGGAAAAACATCAGGGAAAGAGCCATGGCATTAATTGCCATAGCTCATCCCAAATTCCGGCCATGGTTGATTGAAGAAGCGAAAAAACGCGGTCTGATTTTCAAAGATCAGGCTTTTATTCCCGGGAAAAAAGGCGAGTATCCCGAAGATTTGGAAACCTACATTACAACAAAAACCGGGGTGCAGATTTTTATCAGGCCTGTTAAAATCAGCGATGAAAGCCTTTTAAAAGATTTTTTCTATTCTCTTTCCGATAAGAGCATCGAAAGAAGATTCATGTCATCCCGCAAAGACATGCCGCATGAAATACTGCAAAATTTCGTAATTATTGATTACACGAAAGAAGTTTTACTGGTAGTTATCAGGGGAGATCGGGAGAACCCGATAATTGTCGGTGTTGGCCAATATGGAATTGATGAAAGCTCTCATACCGCCGAAGTTGCTTTTGCCGTTCGTGACGACCAGCAAAATTCAGGAATAGGATTTGAACTGTTAAAATATCTTACTTATCTTGCCAAAAGACAGGGTTTGCTCGGATTTACCGCTGATGTTCTCGTCGAAAACAAACCCATGCTTCATGTTTTTGAAAAAGGCGGTTTTGATATAAAGAGAAAAATTGACAGCGGTGTTTACGAACTATCACTTAAATTCAAAACATAA
- a CDS encoding phosphomannomutase, with the protein MFNPNVFREYDVRGVVDKDLNEEFVFNLGRAIGTYAAQNRIKNMTIGRDCRLSSDAYHNFLIKGLNASGVNTIDIGLCATPMLYFSIRHLHVGGGVMITGSHNPPEFNGFKICIGNSTIYGENIQKLRKIMENGKYAKGNSSARQKDISTDYENYLFDRIKIKKKIKVVVDGGNGVGGHFALPLLKRYGCEIIPIYCEPDGNFPNHFPDPTVEENLDKLIKIVRSKKADLGIAFDGDADRLGVISDKGEIIWGDKLLLLFARQILKKNPGASIIGEVKCSQVLFDDIKKHSGRPIMWKAGHSLIKAKMKEEKAVLGGEMSGHFFFADRYFGYDDAIYAALRLLEILSLTGKKISELFSDVPKTFATPEIRVDCPDDKKAETVKRIKKHFQNTPGIVEIDGIRIPFKDGWALVRSSNTQPVIVLRFEATSKKSLQNIRDEVEPLLEM; encoded by the coding sequence TTGTTTAATCCCAATGTTTTTAGAGAATATGACGTAAGAGGAGTTGTAGACAAAGACTTGAATGAAGAATTTGTTTTCAACCTGGGTCGGGCCATAGGAACTTATGCCGCCCAAAACAGAATAAAGAATATGACCATCGGGCGCGATTGCCGCTTGAGTTCTGACGCCTATCACAACTTTTTAATCAAAGGCCTCAATGCTTCCGGCGTCAACACAATTGATATCGGACTTTGTGCCACTCCCATGCTTTATTTCTCCATTCGCCATCTGCATGTTGGAGGAGGAGTTATGATTACGGGCAGTCACAATCCGCCGGAATTCAACGGTTTCAAAATTTGTATCGGCAACAGTACCATTTACGGCGAAAACATTCAGAAACTAAGAAAAATTATGGAAAACGGCAAATACGCCAAAGGAAACTCTTCAGCGCGGCAAAAGGACATTTCCACCGACTATGAAAATTATCTTTTCGACAGAATTAAAATCAAAAAGAAGATTAAAGTCGTTGTTGACGGCGGTAATGGCGTAGGTGGACACTTTGCCCTTCCCCTTTTAAAACGTTATGGCTGCGAGATTATTCCCATTTATTGCGAACCTGACGGTAATTTCCCTAATCATTTCCCCGATCCCACCGTGGAAGAAAATTTGGATAAACTAATCAAAATAGTCCGCAGTAAAAAAGCGGATTTGGGAATAGCATTCGACGGCGATGCCGACCGTCTTGGTGTGATCAGCGACAAAGGCGAAATAATATGGGGTGACAAACTTTTGCTTCTCTTTGCCCGCCAGATTCTGAAGAAGAATCCCGGCGCTTCGATCATCGGCGAAGTTAAATGTTCACAGGTTTTATTTGACGATATAAAAAAGCATTCCGGCCGACCAATAATGTGGAAAGCGGGGCACTCATTAATAAAGGCGAAAATGAAAGAAGAAAAAGCGGTGCTGGGCGGTGAAATGAGCGGGCACTTCTTCTTTGCCGACCGTTATTTCGGCTATGATGACGCCATTTACGCGGCGCTCAGATTACTGGAAATCCTCTCCCTCACAGGCAAGAAAATAAGCGAATTGTTTTCCGATGTACCGAAAACATTTGCCACGCCGGAAATTAGGGTTGATTGTCCTGATGATAAAAAAGCGGAAACAGTAAAAAGAATCAAAAAACATTTTCAGAACACTCCCGGCATTGTTGAAATCGACGGGATACGCATTCCTTTTAAAGATGGCTGGGCTTTAGTGCGCTCGTCCAATACCCAACCTGTTATTGTCCTGCGCTTTGAAGCAACATCGAAAAAAAGCCTGCAAAATATCCGTGACGAAGTAGAACCATTATTAGAAATGTGA
- a CDS encoding undecaprenyl/decaprenyl-phosphate alpha-N-acetylglucosaminyl 1-phosphate transferase yields the protein MTMVTELFLLFLISLGLSIVLTPVARLLGIKLGAMDIPMERKVHSVPIPRIGGLAVFFAFMFTCCIGRRFFPHAGDLYVFSFNIFMGHTGAILILSCGLWDDFRHLTPWTKLFFQVLAATFAFIGGATISGIFVGGYGITFNPFFSYVATVLWFLLFINAVNLIDGLDGLAGGLVFFTCIVMSFSTYTQGQYLYTFYFVILGGAVLGFLKYNFNPASVFLGDGGSYFLGYVVAILAIRSSAKSNISVLMLIPLLALGVPIFDAILSPIRRFVRGRPIFQADKGHIHHVFLRLGLSSRNVVLIIYGMTMMLCILAISLMVLRDKNIEGLLFGVLLIVMIFLVRKMGYLEYLAFDKFYGWFQDMTDVAGLSHARRSFLSLQIEVNKSRNMEELWVHIGEALEILRFDQAELYYCTEPVRCWRSTREIDPYDSLLRIEIPLIDGDPDIFGKLVLLKDVKLGHLQPYTIRRVEHLRRTLLSNLTRLKGNG from the coding sequence ATGACGATGGTAACTGAATTATTTTTGTTGTTTCTGATATCTTTGGGATTATCCATTGTTTTAACTCCTGTGGCTCGCTTGCTGGGAATTAAACTTGGAGCGATGGATATTCCTATGGAGCGCAAAGTCCACTCTGTGCCGATACCTCGTATAGGCGGTCTGGCGGTATTTTTTGCTTTTATGTTTACCTGCTGTATTGGAAGAAGATTTTTCCCTCACGCGGGAGATTTGTATGTTTTTAGTTTTAATATTTTTATGGGGCATACCGGCGCTATTTTAATCCTGTCGTGTGGTTTGTGGGATGATTTCCGCCATCTTACTCCGTGGACAAAGTTATTTTTTCAGGTTCTGGCTGCGACATTTGCTTTTATCGGTGGGGCAACGATAAGCGGTATATTTGTTGGCGGGTATGGTATCACTTTCAACCCTTTCTTTAGTTATGTTGCTACAGTTTTATGGTTTTTGCTTTTCATCAACGCGGTAAATCTTATAGACGGTCTCGATGGTCTCGCTGGCGGGCTGGTATTCTTTACTTGTATAGTTATGTCTTTTTCTACATATACTCAAGGACAATATCTTTACACTTTTTATTTTGTTATTCTGGGCGGGGCTGTTCTGGGATTTCTTAAGTATAATTTCAATCCTGCTAGTGTTTTTCTGGGCGATGGAGGAAGTTATTTCCTTGGTTATGTTGTTGCTATTCTAGCTATTAGAAGTTCTGCTAAGAGTAATATTAGCGTTTTAATGCTTATCCCTCTACTGGCGCTGGGTGTGCCTATTTTCGATGCTATTCTTTCGCCAATCAGGCGCTTTGTTCGCGGACGACCAATTTTTCAGGCGGATAAGGGGCATATTCATCATGTTTTTTTGAGGTTGGGGCTTTCTTCCCGTAATGTTGTCTTGATCATTTACGGCATGACGATGATGCTTTGTATTCTGGCGATTTCCCTGATGGTGTTGCGTGATAAAAATATTGAGGGTCTTCTTTTTGGGGTACTTTTGATAGTTATGATTTTTCTGGTGCGGAAAATGGGCTATCTGGAGTATTTGGCATTCGATAAGTTCTACGGTTGGTTCCAGGATATGACCGATGTGGCTGGGCTTAGCCATGCACGGCGCAGTTTTCTCTCCCTGCAGATAGAGGTGAACAAGTCGCGGAATATGGAGGAGTTGTGGGTGCACATAGGTGAAGCGCTGGAAATACTCCGGTTTGATCAGGCGGAATTGTATTACTGTACAGAGCCTGTGCGTTGCTGGAGGAGTACAAGGGAAATTGATCCTTACGACAGTCTCCTGAGAATCGAGATTCCTCTGATCGACGGGGATCCGGATATTTTCGGTAAGCTCGTTCTACTTAAGGACGTAAAACTGGGACACCTCCAGCCCTACACAATACGGCGAGTGGAACATTTGCGACGCACTCTCCTTTCTAATCTTACACGACTGAAAGGAAATGGTTGA
- a CDS encoding glycosyltransferase, which yields MKEEILGYKVNTFSADECADQLLQSLKAGERTWLACFNPHSYTVALKDKVFARALKDADWLVPDGAGVVLASRLLGGSINERVTGSDVFAGLNNRMNAAGSMRVYFLGSTEETLELIKQRMERDYPAIKVVGTFSPPFKDVYSSAEITEMVKAINTAAPDVLWVGLSAPKQERFIFENRARLNVNIVAAVGAVFDFYSGNIKRDKDSWFVNHGMEWLPRLLQEPGRLWRRMFVSAPVFVWHVVKQKVKGE from the coding sequence ATGAAAGAAGAAATTCTTGGATATAAGGTAAATACTTTTTCTGCTGACGAATGTGCGGATCAACTACTTCAATCTTTAAAAGCAGGGGAAAGAACTTGGCTGGCCTGCTTTAATCCGCATTCGTATACTGTGGCGCTCAAAGATAAAGTCTTTGCCCGTGCGCTAAAAGATGCTGATTGGTTGGTACCTGATGGCGCGGGTGTTGTGCTTGCCTCTCGTTTGCTGGGTGGTTCGATTAACGAAAGAGTTACCGGTTCGGATGTTTTTGCCGGCCTAAATAATCGTATGAATGCAGCCGGTTCAATGCGTGTTTATTTTCTCGGATCAACTGAAGAAACCCTGGAACTAATTAAGCAAAGAATGGAGCGTGATTATCCTGCTATCAAGGTTGTCGGTACTTTTTCGCCGCCATTTAAAGATGTATATTCATCCGCTGAAATAACTGAGATGGTCAAAGCGATTAATACTGCGGCTCCTGATGTTTTGTGGGTAGGGCTTTCTGCCCCTAAGCAGGAAAGATTTATTTTTGAAAATCGGGCAAGGCTGAATGTAAATATTGTTGCTGCGGTTGGAGCGGTTTTTGATTTTTATTCAGGGAATATCAAACGCGACAAAGATTCATGGTTTGTTAATCACGGAATGGAGTGGTTGCCAAGATTATTGCAAGAACCGGGGCGGCTGTGGCGGCGAATGTTTGTTTCCGCACCTGTATTTGTGTGGCATGTGGTTAAACAGAAAGTGAAAGGTGAATAG
- a CDS encoding diversity-generating retroelement protein bAvd family protein, translated as MQINSAKDLDVYKQAYTLAMEIFQLSKRWPAEEKYALTDQVRRSSRSVCSNLREAWAKRRYAAHFISKLTDCDGENSETDTWLDFACTCGYLSAEDHERLIQCTKKIGGMLGSMLKNPSAFIINTDL; from the coding sequence ATGCAAATAAATTCGGCAAAGGATTTGGATGTTTATAAACAGGCATATACGCTAGCGATGGAAATATTCCAACTGAGCAAGCGTTGGCCGGCTGAAGAGAAGTATGCTCTCACTGATCAAGTCCGCCGAAGTTCTCGGTCTGTATGCTCCAATCTTCGCGAAGCATGGGCCAAGCGTCGCTATGCGGCCCATTTTATCAGCAAACTGACAGATTGTGATGGTGAGAATAGCGAGACCGATACGTGGCTTGATTTCGCCTGTACTTGCGGTTATCTCTCAGCCGAAGATCACGAACGACTAATTCAATGCACCAAAAAAATTGGTGGCATGCTGGGTTCAATGCTGAAGAATCCATCGGCTTTTATAATTAATACCGACCTCTGA
- a CDS encoding glycosyltransferase family 1 protein — MKVLLVHNAYGRVSGEEVVIDNLAALLAARGLDVHRFSRSSEEIETTKLGKIPAFFSGIHNPFSRSTFGQFLKKTRPDVVHIHNLYPLISPSILPECSAQNIPVVMTVHNFRLACPNGLLLSHGELCHRCLGGREYWCVLRNCENSIFKSMGYALRTAAARILRRYYNHVQHFICLNDFQRDLLVKEGLPADRVTVLPNPTRTLGYDKKMDPRQEHSGLTGGGYVAYVGRLSPEKDILTLIEAARRLGDLQFKFAGSYHSMPGVLKQKPDNCAFLGQLDSEALAQFYRDARMIVFATRCYEGFPTVLLEAMSHDLPVVCSRIGGLPEIVEDGKTGLLYEPGNVDELADRINMLWHDTALCRELGEAGWRKVQEDYAADRLLDRLLGIYEKVIKDSRDRKSGDRGLKSENGSRRTEVGEQKLEDGG; from the coding sequence ATGAAGGTTCTGCTCGTTCATAATGCTTACGGTCGTGTTAGTGGCGAAGAGGTGGTAATTGACAATCTGGCTGCCCTGTTGGCGGCGCGCGGGCTGGATGTTCATCGATTCAGTCGCTCCAGTGAGGAGATAGAAACAACAAAGCTGGGAAAAATCCCGGCTTTTTTTTCGGGCATTCACAACCCTTTTTCAAGAAGTACATTCGGCCAGTTCCTGAAGAAGACTCGCCCGGACGTTGTCCACATCCATAACTTGTATCCGCTGATTTCTCCTTCCATTCTGCCGGAGTGCTCAGCGCAGAATATTCCTGTCGTAATGACGGTGCACAATTTTCGCTTGGCCTGCCCTAATGGTCTGTTGTTGAGTCATGGAGAATTATGCCATCGCTGTTTGGGAGGGCGGGAATACTGGTGTGTCCTGCGCAACTGTGAAAACAGTATTTTTAAAAGCATGGGTTACGCACTCAGAACGGCAGCGGCGCGAATTTTACGCCGATATTATAATCATGTCCAACATTTTATATGCCTGAATGACTTTCAAAGAGATTTGCTTGTAAAAGAGGGATTGCCTGCGGACAGGGTGACGGTTCTGCCCAATCCTACGAGAACACTCGGGTATGACAAAAAAATGGATCCCCGACAGGAACACTCGGGGTTGACAGGGGGCGGATATGTTGCATATGTCGGACGGCTCAGTCCGGAAAAAGATATCCTGACCCTTATTGAGGCGGCACGCAGGCTTGGCGACTTGCAATTTAAATTTGCCGGTTCTTATCATAGTATGCCGGGAGTGCTAAAACAGAAACCTGATAATTGCGCATTTTTGGGGCAATTGGATTCTGAAGCCTTGGCTCAGTTCTACCGTGATGCACGGATGATTGTTTTTGCTACGCGCTGCTACGAAGGATTTCCTACAGTTCTTTTGGAGGCGATGTCGCATGACCTGCCTGTGGTTTGCTCCCGCATCGGCGGTTTGCCGGAGATTGTCGAGGATGGAAAGACAGGTCTCTTGTATGAACCGGGCAATGTTGATGAATTAGCTGATCGTATCAACATGCTTTGGCATGATACTGCTCTATGTCGAGAACTGGGCGAAGCAGGGTGGAGGAAAGTGCAAGAGGACTATGCGGCTGATCGATTGTTGGATCGCCTGCTGGGGATTTATGAGAAAGTCATTAAAGATAGTAGAGATCGGAAGTCAGGGGACAGAGGACTGAAATCGGAGAACGGAAGTCGGAGAACGGAAGTCGGAGAACAGAAGTTGGAGGACGGAGGGTAG